From one Leishmania infantum JPCM5 genome chromosome 29 genomic stretch:
- a CDS encoding putative proteasome regulatory non-ATPase subunit, which produces MGSKGEEVAVDVPSKDPQKDATINEKKKKENEHKMSEEDMRIKEEVELLVTRAADSDVDIAKIAVERLVDLLRTSSSGSLAAVPPPLKHVRALYPELEAALKSSQNPSVSRRLHDLLSFISMTLEPNNGGRTLLEHKLKGTKNDLAQWGHEYLRFLAGAIGEEWRERPNSKESTEHLNGFVDQIVSYMLAHQDEATAIDLLMEIDGVTRILPLVEASNYKRIANYIAAISKYLTRPSDSEALRTVYDIYKKMQAYPDAALTALRLNDRDLVAELFSECKSKPERLQMALLCARQKCFLDLDSEEDELLQDANGNMSLSQLYRHTAQEFDSMAPKTLEEVFKMSPDEKSGPKDLQNNLVCAFVSGLANCGYGTDKFLSDTPAFFFDQREDRIISTTAALGLLHLWDHTEGLQQIDKYFYSESTYVKAGACLASGIVMCGVKNPFDPALGLLSEQINTRETEVAIGAILGLGYAYAGTRKEDVKELLIPLLADSEQKLLVQCMAAYALATVFVASADEDISETMMNCLMEVPENKLKEPYVRYLILALGCMFLGRQEAADTLLDATRALPVAIQRYTEIVVRSCAFAATGNVVVIQSLFHVIAENDEAPENDEEKNDDESREGNASEEAAAKPEEEKTAPLNHKAAAVLGIGLVAVGEDLGMEMTKRAIIHSLLADTVSKGKDPMSGRCAVPLVYALLSAGNPNMPVVETLNRLAHDSDLPTATNAITAMGIVAAGSNNARVATKLHSLSSYYQKPIFAGATFAVRLAEGFCAMGKGHLTLSCLQNDSNVVNMTALMGVLSLLHSSLDLSNTLLGECHYMFYAITPSISPRMMMAVNENMEPVDSVLVRVGLPVDTVALPGNPKTITGFQTQKTPVLLSATDKVECADVKYVPVGTVLEGICVVKERPQAE; this is translated from the coding sequence ATGGGCTCcaagggggaggaggtggcggtcGATGTGCCGTCGAAGGACCCGCAGAAGGATGCCACCATCAatgagaagaaaaagaaggagaacGAACACAAGATGAGTGAGGAGGACATGCGCatcaaggaggaggtggagctgcttGTGACGCGCGCCGCAGACAGCGACGTCGACATCGCCAAGATCGCGGTGGAGCGCCTGGTGGATCTGCTTCgaacgagcagcagcggcagtctGGCGGCtgtgccaccaccactgaAGCACGTGCGCGCCTTGTAtccggagctggaggcggcgctcaaGAGTTCTCAGAACCCATCTGTTTcgcgccgcctgcacgacctcctctccttcatcTCCATGACGCTGGAGCCCAACAACGGCGGCCGCACACTACTGGAGCATAAACTGAAGGGCACAAAGAACGACCTGGCGCAGTGGGGCCACGAGTACCTCCGCTTTCTCGCCGGCGCTATCGGTGAGGAGTGGCGCGAGCGGCCCAACAGCAAGGAATCGACCGAGCACCTAAACGGCTTCGTGGACCAGATCGTCTCCTACATGCTGGCACACCAAGACGAAGCGACGGCGATCGACTTACTGATGGAGATCGACGGCGTCACGCGCATTTTGCCCCTTGTCGAGGCGTCGAACTACAAGCGCATTGCAAACTATATCGCGGCAATCAGCAAGTACCTGACTCGCCCCTCGGACAgtgaggcgctgcgcacggtgTACGACATCTACAAGAAGATGCAAGCCTACCCAGATGCCGCGCTCACCGCCCTCAGGCTGAACGACCGCGACCTCGTTGCGGAACTATTCAGCGAGTGCAAAAGCAAGCCGGAGCGTCTgcagatggcgctgctgtgtgccaGGCAGAAATGCTTCCTTGACCTGGAtagcgaggaggacgagctgctgcaagaCGCGAATGGCAATATGAGTCTCTCGCAGCTCTACCGCCACACGGCGCAGGAGTTCGACTCCATGGCGCCTAAGACTCTGGAGGAGGTGTTCAAGATGTCCCCGGATGAGAAGAGCGGTCCGAAAGATCTGCAGAACAACTTGGTCTGCGCGTTTGTGAGTGGACTGGCCAACTGCGGCTACGGCACAGACAAGTTCCTCTCCGACACCCCAGCCTTCTTTTTCGATCAGCGCGAGGACCGCATCATTTCCACCACGGCTGccctcggcctgctgcaccTGTGGGACCACACGGAGGGCCTGCAGCAGATCGACAAGTACTTCTATTCTGAGAGCACCTACGTGAAGGCTGGCGCGTGCCTCGCTTCTGGCATCGTCATGTGTGGCGTGAAGAATCCTTTTGACCCCGCGCTAGGGCTGCTCTCGGAGCAGATCAACACGCGAGAGACAGAGGTGGCTATTGGTGCGATTCTCGGCCTCGGCTACGCCTACGCCGGAACGCGCAAGGAGGACGTCAAGGAGCTTCTCATCCCGTTGCTGGCGGACTCGGAGCAGAAACTCTTGGTGCAATGCATGGCGGCTTACGCCCTCGCCACCGTGTTCGTGGCCTCTGCCGATGAGGACATCTCCGAGACGATGATGAACTGCCTAATGGAGGTGCCGGAGAACAAGCTGAAGGAGCCATATGTGCGGTATCTGATCCTGGCGCTCGGCTGCATGTTCCTGGGTCGCCAGGAGGCCGCGGACACCCTTCTCGacgccacgcgcgcgctgccggtggCCATTCAGCGCTACACGGAGATcgtggtgcgcagctgcgcctttgCAGCCACGGGCaacgtcgtcgtcatccaGAGCCTCTTCCACGTCATTGCTGAGAACGACGAGGCGCCGGAGAATGACGAGGAGAAGAACGACGACGAGTCAAGGGAGGGCAACgcgagcgaggaggcagcagcgaagccggaggaggagaagacggcgccACTGAATCacaaggcggcggctgtgctcGGTATCGGTCTCGTGGCGGTCGGCGAGGACCTCGGGATGGAGATGACCAAGCGGGCCATCATTCactcgctgctggcggatACCGTTAGCAAAGGCAAGGATCCCATGTCAGGGCGGTGCGCAGTGCCCCTGGTCTacgccctcctctctgctgGCAACCCCAACATGCCGGTTGTGGAGACGCTGAACCGACTCGCCCACGACTCGGACCTGCCGACGGCCACCAACGCCATTACGGCGATGGGCATCGTCGCGGCTGGAAGCAACAACGCCCGCGTCGCCACGAAGCTGCACAGCCTCTCCTCTTATTATCAGAAACCCATTTTTGCCGGGGCAACCTTTGCGGTGCGCCTGGCCGAAGGTTTCTGCGCGATGGGTAAGGGCCACCTTACCCTCTCCTGCCTGCAGAATGACAGCAATGTGGTGAACATGACGGCACTGATGGGTGTGCTGAGCCTGCTCCACAGCTCTCTGGATCTGTCAAACACGCTGCTTGGTGAATGCCACTACATGTTCTACGCCATTACCCCTTCCATTAGCCCACGCATGATGATGGCCGTCAATGAGAACATGGAGCCTGTGGACTCGGTGTTGGTGCGTGTCGGTCTGCCGGTGGACACGGTGGCCCTGCCGGGCAATCCGAAAACCATCACCGGCTTTCAAACTCAAAAAACACCGGTGCTTCTCAGCGCGACAGACAAGGTGGAATGCGCTGACGTCAAGTACGTGCCTGTTGGGACGGTGCTGGAGGGTATTTGCGTCGTCAAGGAGCGGCCTCAGGCGGAGTAG
- a CDS encoding DNA-directed RNA polymerase I-like protein, translated as MKLEIVECVKNEHAAGETLTFQLSEVDSSFANALRRVMLAEIPTLAIEYVTIRQNTSVLPDEMIAHRLGLVPLFSEKAKRLNFPQDCGCGGSGCPDCQITGSLKVQCPPNQHSKQVFIGDSLQIDDAEVYPVSAEEHGIWLVTLGRSQVLDLHVVIRKNIAKTHAKFMPVATVAMRYAPEIILNPNGFQTLGKAKAREWVARCPRNVFRFVERTGQVEVQDEDACIFCRECTSQEPPFDRLPEPLVFVRQKKNKMGYFDFTFTVESTGVLPVLQIVYDAVTVVRRKLQRVSEGLMKDPNADGVKTRTIGQSTTAPVVPNADAVRKGAEEDNLDFTMQ; from the coding sequence ATGAAGCTGGAGATTGTCGAGTGCGTGAAGAACGAGCACGCCGCGGGCGAGACTCTCACGTTTCAGCTCAGCGAGGTGGACAGCTCTTTTGCCAACGCGCTGCGACGTGTCATGCTGGCGGAGATTCCGACGCTCGCCATTGAGTATGTGACGATCCGCCAGAACAcgtcggtgctgccggaTGAAATGATCGCTCACCGGCTTGGCCTtgtgccgctcttctccgagaaggcgaagcgcTTAAACTTTCCGCAAGATTGTGGCTGTGGCGGGAGCGGGTGCCCAGACTGCCAGATTACTGGTTCGCTGAAGGTGCAGTGCCCGCCGAACCAGCATAGCAAGCAGGTGTTCATTGGCGATTCTCTGCAGATCGATGACGCCGAGGTGTACCCGGTGAGTGCGGAGGAGCATGGTATTTGGCTTGTGACGCTGGGACGCAGCCAGGTGCTGGATCTGCATGTCGTAATTCGTAAGAACATTGCCAAGACGCACGCCAAGTTTATGCcagtggcgacggtggcgatgcgctACGCTCCTGAGATCATTCTCAACCCCAACGGGTTCCAGACCCTCGGGAAGGCGAAAGCGCGTGAGTGGGTGGCCCGCTGCCCGCGGAACGTCTTTCGGTTTGTCGAGCGCACTGGCCAGGTGGAGGTGCAAGACGAGGACGCCTGCATCTTCTGCCGCGAGTGCACGTCGCAGGAGCCCCCGTTCGACAGGCTTCCCGAGCCGCTCGTGTTTGTGCGGCAGAAGAAGAACAAGATGGGCTACTTCGACTTCACCTTCACAGTGGAGTCGACCGGGGTGCTACCGGTGCTGCAGATTGTGTACGATGCCGTGACGGTGGTGCGCAGGAAGCTGCAACGGGTGAGTGAGGGCCTCATGAAGGACCCGAACGCGGACGGTGTAAAGACACGCACGATTGGCCAGTCCACGACGGCCCCGGTGGTGCCAAACGCGGATGCCGTGCGGAAgggcgcggaggaggacaacCTTGATTTCACCATGCAATAA